The proteins below are encoded in one region of Candidatus Zixiibacteriota bacterium:
- a CDS encoding TonB-dependent receptor: protein MKPKVFIVVCFIACLMAAPIWAGVTGAITGTVVDSQTKEPLPGVSVSIAGTTMGAKTDLEGRYIVLNVAVGAYTLVFSSVGYSRVEVSNVRVSADLATFQNREMDQETTETGRVITVTAERPMVIKDRTTSVSIIDREELLALPTRGFEQIVGIQNSVVRMNSNVDTRQRSNRESSSATAPEINLRGGRPSEVAYYVDGFSQQDPLTGISSANINNNAIKEVSVTSGAFSAEYGHVASGIVQVVTNSGTEEYKGNIEVVSDNIATPFGYDSYDHNWYSGDIGGPIPGVENAYFFFSGERRFLRDRTPSVRTKEVYEEFGLDEFFDDPQRLPNNHVSGWSYQGKIDWDLTSNLKLMLNGNGSIDKWQEYLHYYMNPSFPDQVKHSTKYDDRNQGINLKITHTLSPETFYNLSASYFRTERHRGDGILFDNYRAYYRTIDFMLADTMRSLELPNPEYDVHNLFREGDSAFVGDYFTDYADTDADTLIGYFESFWPNFMRRKSIYWQGKGDLTHQAGTYHTLKIGFEFQRHTISRFESLNATQDQDSAKAVERVNRYGYDLDAQLADIDGFMNNTKHPINLGLYIQDRFDWRGFIVNAGIRFDYFDYKGLWVKNPERPFDPDTTDIHEVDESDLEASKKFKRLSPRLGISFPVSDETQLYINYGQMYQRPDLVKLYSGYDFMNQRVTAGSYYPFPNPGLEPEKTIQYEFGLTNQLSDNMVFGIAAYYKDVTGLTQIFHQTPGVPRVYDFYGNTDFGTIKGFDFSLTMRRTRNMSFSLKYTLSYATGTGSYTDATNNVAWKSPDSFPKQTQPLDYDQRHSVIGIFDIRTTKGEGPKLGDTYILENFGFNTIVQIASGTPYTPMLPYDGVSVNTAVWQEPTGPVNSANLPWTYVIDLKADRSIDLGNFKLVPYIWVKNLLNTENPTNVYEGTGKADVSGYLETPAGQTRVDNASVGSTDRSFGEEFEYRYKLGQNNPKNYSNPRIVYFGLRLSF, encoded by the coding sequence ATGAAGCCAAAAGTTTTTATCGTAGTGTGTTTTATAGCATGCTTAATGGCGGCTCCTATTTGGGCGGGTGTTACCGGTGCCATAACCGGCACGGTGGTTGACTCCCAGACCAAGGAACCGTTGCCCGGTGTTTCGGTTAGTATTGCCGGAACAACAATGGGGGCAAAAACCGATCTGGAGGGGCGTTATATTGTTTTGAACGTCGCGGTCGGAGCATACACTCTTGTTTTTAGTTCCGTAGGTTATTCTCGGGTGGAGGTTTCCAACGTGAGAGTTTCCGCTGACCTGGCGACATTCCAAAATCGGGAAATGGATCAGGAGACGACGGAAACCGGACGAGTGATTACCGTTACCGCGGAACGTCCTATGGTAATTAAAGACCGAACAACATCGGTCAGCATCATTGACCGCGAAGAACTACTTGCCTTGCCGACCCGCGGTTTTGAGCAAATTGTTGGCATTCAAAATAGTGTTGTTCGCATGAACTCAAACGTTGATACCCGTCAAAGGAGTAATCGAGAATCATCCTCGGCGACAGCTCCAGAGATTAACCTTCGCGGCGGACGGCCTTCAGAAGTCGCCTATTATGTTGATGGTTTTTCACAACAGGATCCATTAACCGGAATTTCATCAGCCAACATCAACAATAACGCGATTAAGGAAGTCTCGGTTACTTCGGGAGCTTTTTCGGCCGAATATGGACATGTCGCTTCCGGTATTGTACAGGTTGTGACTAATTCCGGGACCGAGGAATACAAGGGAAATATCGAAGTGGTCAGTGATAATATTGCGACTCCCTTTGGCTATGACAGCTATGATCATAACTGGTATTCAGGAGATATCGGAGGACCTATACCCGGCGTGGAAAACGCCTATTTCTTCTTCTCCGGGGAGAGGCGGTTCTTGAGAGACCGCACTCCATCGGTACGGACAAAAGAAGTATACGAGGAATTTGGATTAGATGAATTCTTTGATGATCCGCAACGTCTACCAAATAACCATGTCTCGGGCTGGTCATATCAGGGCAAAATCGATTGGGATTTAACGTCTAATCTGAAATTGATGTTGAACGGAAACGGCTCCATCGATAAATGGCAGGAATATCTCCATTATTATATGAATCCATCGTTCCCCGATCAGGTTAAACACTCGACCAAGTATGATGATCGCAACCAGGGTATAAATCTTAAGATTACCCATACCTTAAGCCCTGAGACATTCTATAATCTTAGCGCATCATACTTCCGCACCGAACGCCATCGCGGAGATGGAATCCTCTTTGATAATTATCGTGCCTATTATCGGACGATTGATTTTATGCTGGCCGATACTATGCGATCACTTGAATTACCCAATCCCGAATATGATGTCCATAATCTATTTAGGGAGGGCGATTCGGCCTTTGTCGGAGATTACTTTACAGATTATGCCGATACCGATGCCGATACATTGATTGGCTATTTTGAATCATTCTGGCCCAATTTCATGCGCCGTAAATCAATCTACTGGCAAGGTAAGGGTGATCTGACTCATCAGGCTGGAACCTATCATACTCTCAAGATTGGTTTTGAATTCCAGCGCCATACTATCAGTCGCTTTGAGAGTCTGAACGCAACTCAGGATCAGGACAGCGCGAAAGCAGTTGAAAGAGTAAATCGATATGGTTATGATTTGGATGCGCAGCTGGCTGACATTGACGGCTTCATGAATAATACTAAGCATCCGATTAACCTCGGACTGTATATCCAGGATCGTTTTGACTGGCGGGGCTTTATAGTTAACGCCGGTATTCGATTCGATTATTTTGATTACAAAGGCCTCTGGGTGAAAAATCCCGAACGGCCGTTTGATCCGGATACCACAGATATACATGAAGTAGATGAATCGGATCTGGAAGCATCCAAAAAATTCAAACGCCTCTCACCGAGATTAGGAATTTCATTCCCAGTCTCCGATGAAACGCAATTATATATCAATTACGGGCAAATGTATCAACGCCCCGATTTGGTTAAACTTTATTCCGGTTATGATTTCATGAACCAGAGAGTAACGGCAGGTTCGTACTACCCATTCCCGAATCCGGGTTTGGAGCCTGAAAAAACAATCCAGTATGAATTTGGTCTGACAAATCAGTTGAGTGATAATATGGTTTTCGGAATTGCGGCCTATTATAAGGACGTTACCGGATTAACTCAGATTTTCCATCAGACCCCGGGTGTACCGCGTGTATATGATTTCTACGGTAATACCGACTTTGGAACAATCAAAGGTTTTGATTTTAGTCTGACTATGAGACGAACTCGCAATATGAGTTTCAGTCTCAAATACACTCTCAGTTATGCTACCGGAACCGGTTCCTATACCGACGCGACCAACAACGTGGCATGGAAAAGCCCGGATAGTTTCCCCAAACAGACTCAACCTCTTGATTATGATCAACGCCACAGCGTAATCGGAATATTTGATATACGCACAACCAAGGGCGAAGGTCCCAAATTGGGTGACACTTATATTCTGGAAAACTTTGGATTTAATACCATCGTTCAAATTGCCAGCGGAACCCCATATACTCCGATGTTGCCTTATGACGGCGTCAGTGTTAATACTGCCGTATGGCAGGAGCCGACCGGGCCTGTAAATTCGGCTAATCTTCCATGGACGTATGTTATTGACCTGAAAGCTGATCGTTCAATTGATTTAGGCAATTTTAAGCTGGTCCCCTATATTTGGGTCAAGAATCTTCTTAATACCGAAAATCCAACGAACGTTTATGAAGGTACAGGCAAAGCCGATGTTTCGGGTTATCTGGAAACTCCGGCAGGTCAGACTCGGGTCGATAACGCTAGTGTAGGCTCTACTGACCGGTCTTTTGGCGAAGAATTCGAATATCGATATAAACTGGGCCAGAATAATCCTAAAAACTATTCCAATCCCAGGATAGTATATTTTGGTTTAAGGTTGTCATTCTAA
- a CDS encoding ABC transporter permease produces MRILISIIGEAVSALWANRLRSGLTVLGMIMGVTSVIAVVSLVEGWQAQIEDTFESLGPRAFIVSRFGFNYNWADYVKMLKRKKITRGLITPVKEACPDCEDVGAEAFAYRSAKYGSQKMRRLEIRGETPNVLAMRSNDILMGRYINWEDEYRKKNVAVIGYKIYTKLFEESDPIEKKFKIGNVEFIVIGVMEKLDSEIVQGLDEEIVIPLSTHQKIYKQPGNPVRLMISAVTLDKRDVAMEQVRSALRAIRHVPFADTDDFEIYSPTSLLSFINDITRASRVIMISLPLLSIVIGGIVIMNIMMVSVTERTREIGIRKSLGASQNKILVQFLYEAVILSLIGGLIGVFLGIKTGQYMLVNWMDVFITPTTMAIVLGFGISTGVGLFFGIYPARKAARLDPIKALTYE; encoded by the coding sequence ATGAGGATTTTAATTTCAATTATTGGTGAAGCCGTTTCCGCACTATGGGCCAATCGTCTTCGCTCAGGTTTGACTGTTCTGGGAATGATCATGGGTGTGACTTCGGTGATTGCCGTTGTGTCTTTAGTTGAGGGATGGCAGGCACAGATTGAAGACACTTTCGAATCATTGGGTCCGAGGGCATTTATAGTCAGTCGATTCGGTTTCAATTACAACTGGGCCGATTATGTAAAAATGCTCAAACGCAAGAAAATCACTCGGGGACTGATTACCCCCGTCAAAGAAGCCTGCCCCGACTGCGAAGATGTCGGGGCCGAAGCCTTTGCTTACCGAAGCGCCAAATACGGCTCGCAAAAAATGAGACGGCTCGAAATCAGAGGCGAAACACCCAATGTCCTGGCAATGCGCTCCAATGATATTTTGATGGGGCGTTATATCAACTGGGAAGATGAATATCGCAAAAAGAATGTCGCGGTTATCGGCTATAAAATTTACACTAAGTTGTTTGAGGAATCTGATCCCATAGAGAAAAAATTCAAAATTGGAAATGTAGAATTTATTGTCATTGGCGTGATGGAAAAACTCGATTCGGAAATTGTCCAGGGTCTTGATGAAGAAATCGTTATCCCCCTTTCGACGCATCAAAAAATCTATAAACAACCGGGCAATCCAGTGCGCCTGATGATCAGCGCCGTTACACTGGACAAACGCGATGTGGCGATGGAACAGGTTCGCTCGGCTTTAAGAGCTATCAGGCATGTCCCTTTTGCTGATACCGATGATTTTGAAATTTATTCGCCGACGTCCTTATTGAGTTTTATTAATGATATCACTCGAGCTTCGAGGGTAATCATGATTTCTCTACCACTTCTTTCAATCGTCATCGGCGGCATTGTTATTATGAATATCATGATGGTTTCGGTGACTGAAAGAACCCGAGAAATTGGAATTCGAAAATCTCTTGGCGCCAGCCAAAATAAAATTCTGGTACAATTTCTCTATGAGGCCGTCATATTATCTTTGATCGGAGGATTGATTGGCGTTTTCCTCGGAATTAAAACCGGTCAATACATGTTGGTCAACTGGATGGATGTATTTATCACCCCGACGACGATGGCCATCGTTCTGGGATTTGGAATTTCAACCGGAGTGGGGCTGTTTTTTGGAATATATCCGGCCCGAAAAGCGGCTCGGCTTGATCCGATAAAGGCTTTGACCTATGAGTAA
- a CDS encoding M28 family peptidase codes for MRIITTSIFVFLVFSLMLSVSYGDDLYRIRLSSGAEARFVDSLQVKPVAVLFQGYLVLADAIQADELSTAGIEIEAIKSNVDVNRLVTGFSHEIVDNKSLELVYSEDSYNLYQILESIDKQPLAQPLDLQPLNSDGIIFQYIAPRVFDKNYYQLPQDLEIAMDRISMDSLISYSVVLESFDGRQSNTPQNIAARKWLRGKFQEFGYDSTYYDHFTKGYHYWDGIDCNYGIEVTGANVVAIKPGNKFPNHQIIIGAHFDTYNGWAECMGQPGDMSPGADDNGTGVAAVLEISRVISEIETDLSIIFVMFDGEETVLLGSEHYAFNAWASRQNIQFMLNIDMIGYRGRSNNSVKLYHGDDLFFATMCEHLADSLLGFGVHLLGGRLRSDTYSFKKRGFIANFLHENGNNYLYHSAHDSMIYVDFDYVTDITKIALITVLSADKAVSPGPMLNVEYWGGQPSVFPALESSSITVALEGVNGGLVDPQTAEFNYIIDESEPYTSSLTEESGGIYVVPIPSEAAGSKMKYCVNAEEEQTGQMLCENPGSYKQGYFLYFDEMLFEDNFNEGQDWIIEGDAENGHWERGIPAGDGTHGDPVADYDNSGYCFVTGNNPGESDVDDGTTSLISPSFDLSEYYGEVRYSAWLSNEIDRKDMIFVYASGDDGVSWEIVDTIGDIHNEAIGGWRNYSFIVNKFVGMSPSVRIKFDVSDIWSASNVEAGIDDFKILLYDSDPLEIAEYDLGEWTKHRPYTNKITASGGVGDYFWSEVGNSFTYNGLLLDSTGIITGAPFNNPAVALIAEVEDEGGKTSQKTLHLIVNEPVALKTFELPGGMIHEYYSAQIIATGGTGGLTWSDKYDDLDGTPLTLTETGLLSGLINEPNTFSFTVYIEDTTGSTQEWTYDFNFNYIRGDANGDRMVNVGDAVFLINFVFKGGPAPDPIVLGDAFCDSNVNIGDAVYLINHIFKDGPGPC; via the coding sequence ATGCGAATTATCACTACATCCATATTTGTTTTTTTGGTATTTTCGTTAATGCTATCCGTATCTTATGGCGATGATTTATATCGGATTCGCCTTTCGAGTGGTGCCGAAGCAAGATTTGTCGATTCACTTCAGGTTAAGCCGGTGGCTGTATTATTTCAAGGTTATTTGGTTCTGGCGGATGCGATTCAGGCCGATGAGTTGAGTACTGCCGGGATAGAAATAGAGGCAATAAAATCCAATGTCGACGTAAATCGCTTGGTAACCGGATTCTCACATGAGATAGTTGATAATAAATCCCTTGAATTAGTTTACAGCGAGGATTCATACAATCTTTATCAAATATTGGAATCAATTGATAAACAACCGCTTGCACAGCCGTTAGATTTGCAACCGCTCAATTCAGATGGCATTATATTTCAATATATTGCCCCTCGAGTTTTTGACAAGAATTATTATCAATTGCCTCAGGATTTGGAAATCGCGATGGACCGAATCAGTATGGATTCACTAATTTCTTATTCAGTAGTACTTGAAAGCTTCGATGGACGACAATCAAACACACCGCAAAATATTGCCGCCAGAAAATGGTTAAGGGGTAAATTCCAAGAGTTTGGTTATGATTCGACATATTATGACCACTTTACTAAAGGTTATCACTATTGGGATGGTATTGATTGCAATTATGGTATTGAAGTAACTGGTGCAAATGTGGTTGCAATAAAACCTGGCAATAAGTTTCCAAATCATCAAATAATAATAGGTGCTCATTTTGATACATATAATGGTTGGGCTGAGTGTATGGGGCAGCCCGGGGATATGAGCCCTGGTGCGGACGATAATGGTACTGGTGTTGCGGCCGTGTTGGAAATTTCCAGAGTTATAAGCGAGATTGAGACCGATTTATCAATAATCTTTGTGATGTTTGATGGCGAGGAAACAGTATTATTAGGCTCAGAACATTATGCCTTTAATGCATGGGCTTCCCGCCAAAATATTCAGTTTATGCTAAATATAGACATGATTGGTTACAGAGGAAGGTCTAATAATAGCGTAAAACTTTATCACGGAGATGATCTTTTCTTTGCAACCATGTGCGAGCATTTGGCTGATTCTCTGCTCGGATTTGGAGTGCATTTACTCGGTGGTCGATTACGTTCTGATACTTATTCATTTAAAAAACGGGGTTTTATCGCTAATTTTCTCCATGAGAACGGAAACAATTACTTATATCACTCAGCACACGATTCCATGATTTATGTTGATTTCGATTATGTAACGGATATAACCAAAATCGCATTGATTACAGTTTTGTCAGCCGACAAAGCGGTATCTCCCGGGCCTATGCTAAATGTAGAATATTGGGGAGGTCAGCCATCTGTATTTCCGGCCTTAGAGTCATCATCGATAACAGTGGCATTGGAAGGAGTAAATGGCGGCCTGGTTGATCCTCAGACAGCCGAATTTAATTATATCATAGATGAATCAGAACCATACACATCGTCATTAACGGAAGAATCGGGGGGTATTTATGTTGTACCAATACCCTCAGAGGCAGCCGGTTCAAAAATGAAATATTGTGTTAATGCCGAAGAAGAGCAAACGGGTCAGATGCTATGCGAAAATCCAGGATCTTATAAACAGGGCTATTTTTTATATTTTGATGAAATGTTATTTGAGGATAACTTCAATGAAGGTCAGGATTGGATAATTGAGGGGGATGCCGAGAATGGCCACTGGGAACGAGGGATTCCGGCAGGCGATGGGACCCACGGTGATCCTGTCGCGGATTATGATAATTCCGGATATTGCTTTGTGACTGGTAACAACCCTGGCGAATCCGATGTTGACGATGGAACGACATCGTTAATTTCCCCTTCATTTGATTTATCTGAATATTACGGTGAAGTCAGATACTCGGCCTGGCTTAGCAATGAGATTGACAGAAAGGATATGATCTTCGTATATGCCAGCGGAGATGACGGCGTATCGTGGGAGATAGTCGATACAATCGGTGACATCCACAATGAAGCGATTGGCGGTTGGCGGAATTATTCGTTTATTGTAAATAAATTTGTCGGAATGAGCCCTTCAGTTCGCATAAAATTTGACGTATCCGATATTTGGTCCGCGTCTAATGTTGAAGCGGGGATAGATGATTTTAAGATTTTACTATATGATTCTGACCCGCTTGAGATTGCAGAATATGATCTGGGTGAATGGACAAAGCATCGCCCCTATACAAATAAAATCACAGCAAGCGGAGGTGTGGGAGACTATTTCTGGTCAGAAGTGGGTAACAGTTTTACCTATAATGGTTTATTATTGGACTCAACCGGTATAATAACAGGAGCCCCGTTTAATAATCCCGCTGTAGCTCTTATTGCGGAGGTTGAGGACGAAGGCGGGAAGACCAGTCAAAAAACATTACACCTGATAGTTAACGAGCCCGTTGCCCTAAAAACATTTGAATTACCGGGAGGTATGATACATGAATACTATTCCGCGCAAATAATTGCTACCGGCGGAACGGGGGGATTAACATGGTCTGATAAATATGACGATCTGGACGGCACTCCACTAACATTAACTGAAACCGGATTATTATCCGGACTTATTAATGAGCCCAATACGTTTAGTTTTACGGTATATATTGAAGATACTACCGGAAGTACTCAGGAATGGACCTATGATTTTAATTTTAATTATATAAGAGGGGATGCCAATGGCGATAGAATGGTCAATGTTGGTGATGCTGTATTTCTAATCAATTTTGTATTCAAAGGTGGACCCGCACCGGACCCAATTGTGTTGGGCGATGCGTTTTGTGATAGCAACGTAAATATTGGCGATGCCGTTTATTTAATAAATCATATATTCAAAGACGGCCCAGGGCCTTGTTAG
- a CDS encoding PorV/PorQ family protein: MNNKYLIMFLILLVVSLNTAYAGNVLRLGSAGGQELRLPVGSRGTALGGAVVADATGVESIFWNPAGLAFTTRTEAMFSHQPYLADIDVNFAGVVTRIEDFGTIGVAAKIVSIGDIEETTEDYSDGTGRVFSPTLSVISLSYARILTSNVSFGFTTMFVNEKIFEVSASGLAFDVGVVFDPNWNGLKLGMVIKNYGPEMEFGGRGFDRSLDGDRPARPVVASFDLPSSINFGASYRFFDQEKSMASLNGNFRSNNYSQDVWQGGMEYVFDEKYSLRAGYNYADQDDYIYGFSAGGGLMFDLGGNTMSFEYAWAETGDIFDANQYFTLKFLF, translated from the coding sequence ATGAACAATAAATACCTAATTATGTTTTTGATTCTCCTTGTTGTGAGCCTTAATACGGCTTACGCAGGGAACGTACTGCGTTTGGGCAGTGCCGGTGGGCAGGAACTTCGTCTTCCGGTTGGCTCTCGCGGCACGGCCTTGGGCGGTGCAGTCGTGGCTGACGCAACCGGGGTTGAATCAATATTCTGGAATCCTGCCGGTCTGGCCTTTACCACACGTACTGAGGCTATGTTTAGCCATCAGCCATATTTGGCCGATATTGATGTCAATTTCGCCGGTGTGGTTACCCGCATTGAAGATTTTGGAACGATCGGCGTCGCCGCCAAGATTGTTTCAATCGGCGACATAGAAGAAACTACCGAGGACTATTCGGACGGCACCGGACGAGTATTTTCACCGACTCTGTCGGTAATTTCACTCTCCTACGCGCGTATCCTGACTTCGAATGTATCCTTCGGATTTACGACCATGTTTGTCAACGAAAAGATATTCGAAGTTTCGGCTTCCGGTTTAGCTTTCGATGTCGGTGTCGTTTTTGACCCCAACTGGAATGGCCTCAAGCTGGGCATGGTGATTAAGAATTACGGACCCGAAATGGAATTCGGCGGTCGCGGATTCGATCGTTCCCTTGACGGTGACCGTCCAGCCCGTCCGGTTGTCGCTTCCTTCGACCTGCCAAGCTCCATCAACTTCGGAGCATCATATCGCTTCTTTGACCAGGAAAAGAGCATGGCTTCTTTGAATGGAAATTTCCGTTCCAATAACTACTCCCAGGATGTCTGGCAGGGTGGTATGGAATATGTCTTTGACGAGAAGTATTCCTTGAGAGCGGGTTATAATTACGCCGATCAGGATGATTACATATATGGTTTCTCAGCCGGAGGCGGACTGATGTTCGACCTGGGCGGAAACACCATGAGCTTTGAATACGCATGGGCTGAAACCGGTGATATATTCGATGCCAATCAATATTTCACCCTAAAGTTCCTATTCTAA
- a CDS encoding ABC transporter permease has protein sequence MSKTWKIPAEVQEGIRLAFDALRSNKFRSGMTILGVMIGIGAVIIVNTIMEGFIKYTEASIDKIGSNVIYVTKWGDDTDFDNMTDEERRRKDMTMDEALAIRDMCPLIKAVSPEKKAFRNVAKYMGREIRSPDDFRGCWPEQAIVTNRDVSHGRFIDDNDMRRAAKVCVIGPAVADALFDHREDAIEKEIKVNGYPFTVIGVQEEIDDFFGISENDFIYIPMTTFDQFYPNTKRVYLLASAISRDMFGEAMDQVINALRRVRRLRPEEPNNFGFRTQEYFKNAVNNIMGTIHMVAVAVACVGLMVGVIGVLNIMLISVTQRTREIGIRKALGARRKNILFQFLVEAGTLTGVGGLIGILFGALVGLVITASLGWHYHLSFIWTIAGLAVSVGTGMTAGVYPAWRASRVDPIIALHYE, from the coding sequence ATGAGTAAAACATGGAAGATTCCGGCTGAGGTTCAGGAAGGCATCCGGTTGGCTTTTGATGCCCTGCGGTCAAACAAATTCCGCTCCGGAATGACGATTCTTGGCGTCATGATAGGGATCGGAGCGGTCATTATTGTCAATACTATCATGGAAGGATTCATAAAATACACGGAGGCTTCGATTGACAAAATCGGCAGTAATGTTATCTACGTTACCAAGTGGGGTGATGATACTGATTTTGATAATATGACCGATGAAGAGCGTCGGCGCAAAGACATGACAATGGATGAAGCTCTGGCCATTCGGGATATGTGCCCTCTGATCAAGGCCGTATCTCCTGAAAAGAAAGCTTTCCGCAATGTCGCCAAATATATGGGTCGCGAAATCAGGTCGCCCGATGATTTCCGGGGGTGCTGGCCGGAGCAGGCGATTGTCACCAATCGTGATGTGTCTCACGGCCGGTTTATCGACGATAATGATATGCGTCGAGCGGCTAAAGTATGCGTTATCGGTCCGGCCGTGGCCGACGCCCTTTTTGATCATCGCGAAGACGCTATCGAAAAGGAAATCAAGGTCAACGGTTATCCATTTACCGTCATCGGGGTTCAGGAAGAAATCGACGATTTCTTTGGTATTAGCGAAAATGACTTTATCTATATCCCGATGACGACCTTTGATCAATTTTATCCGAATACAAAACGGGTTTATTTGCTGGCCAGCGCCATTTCACGGGATATGTTTGGCGAAGCGATGGATCAGGTTATTAATGCTTTGCGAAGAGTTCGCCGATTGCGCCCGGAAGAACCGAATAATTTTGGTTTTCGAACTCAGGAATACTTTAAAAATGCTGTCAATAATATTATGGGAACGATTCACATGGTTGCCGTGGCCGTGGCCTGTGTCGGATTAATGGTCGGCGTTATCGGAGTATTGAATATTATGCTGATATCGGTTACCCAGAGAACCCGCGAAATAGGCATTCGCAAAGCCCTCGGTGCGAGAAGAAAAAATATTTTGTTTCAGTTCCTGGTGGAAGCCGGGACCCTAACGGGCGTCGGAGGATTGATCGGCATATTATTCGGAGCTCTGGTGGGACTGGTAATTACGGCTTCGCTGGGATGGCATTATCACTTGTCATTTATCTGGACAATCGCGGGATTGGCAGTTTCGGTTGGGACCGGTATGACGGCCGGGGTGTATCCGGCCTGGCGGGCGTCGCGGGTCGATCCGATTATTGCTTTACATTACGAATAA
- a CDS encoding efflux RND transporter periplasmic adaptor subunit, producing MRKKTKRYLFLVAILVVIVAVIIGSTTNGDEGTLVQADLAFIDDISEIVTAAGRIQPQTKVEITAEVSAEIIGVFVNEGAQVSKGDRLILLDTVQLRADMLQAQFAYDEMAARTEAARALYEKNKNDYERQSRLFNRQLISETDYSEATFAYENSKANYEAMQAQVKIARSRVEKAADNLAKTVISAPMSGIVTYLNVEVGEIAQAQTSYTQGKRLITISDLSVFEVEVSVDETEVSKIFIGQEAEIRIDAYRDTSFVGSVVEIGNSAMITGEGTEDYSTNFQVKVRFDEMIGNIKPGMSATVDITTDFTSEAVLIPYAAVVTREFHPDTLKRILEEFPASMNSENPEPGEQDEEASNYKPGNRKRDKITCSGVFIINNSKTKFVETATGIADDRHIAVLSGVTPGDTVVSGSYQTLRKLGHEENVKIDETSLDRIKEESQL from the coding sequence ATGCGGAAAAAAACTAAAAGGTACTTATTCCTGGTCGCCATACTGGTGGTTATTGTGGCGGTGATTATCGGTTCTACGACCAATGGCGATGAAGGAACATTGGTTCAGGCCGACCTGGCTTTTATTGATGATATTTCGGAAATCGTGACGGCAGCAGGCAGAATTCAGCCCCAGACAAAAGTTGAAATCACGGCCGAAGTGTCGGCCGAAATTATCGGTGTATTCGTAAATGAAGGAGCTCAGGTTTCAAAAGGCGATCGGCTAATCCTACTCGACACAGTCCAATTGCGGGCCGATATGTTGCAGGCTCAATTCGCCTACGACGAAATGGCTGCCCGTACGGAAGCGGCTCGCGCTCTGTATGAAAAAAATAAAAATGACTATGAACGCCAGTCCCGCCTTTTCAATCGACAGCTTATTTCGGAAACCGATTATTCCGAGGCAACTTTTGCTTATGAGAATTCAAAGGCGAATTATGAAGCGATGCAGGCTCAGGTGAAAATTGCCCGTTCGCGAGTGGAAAAAGCCGCGGATAATCTGGCTAAAACCGTAATCTCGGCACCGATGTCGGGAATTGTTACTTATTTGAACGTTGAGGTGGGAGAAATCGCACAGGCTCAGACGTCATATACCCAGGGCAAGAGACTGATAACCATATCCGATTTATCGGTGTTTGAAGTGGAAGTCAGCGTTGATGAGACCGAAGTAAGCAAAATATTTATCGGGCAGGAAGCGGAAATAAGAATTGACGCCTATCGGGATACATCATTTGTGGGTTCGGTGGTCGAAATTGGAAATAGCGCTATGATAACCGGCGAAGGCACCGAGGATTATTCAACCAATTTCCAGGTCAAAGTACGTTTTGATGAAATGATTGGAAATATCAAACCGGGAATGTCGGCGACGGTCGATATTACCACCGATTTCACATCCGAAGCTGTTTTGATCCCGTATGCCGCGGTTGTAACGCGAGAATTTCATCCCGATACGTTAAAGCGGATTCTTGAAGAGTTCCCGGCTTCAATGAATTCTGAAAACCCTGAACCGGGCGAGCAAGATGAAGAGGCTTCTAATTATAAACCGGGCAATAGGAAAAGGGATAAAATAACGTGTTCCGGCGTTTTTATTATTAATAATAGCAAGACTAAATTTGTCGAAACCGCGACCGGTATTGCCGATGATCGTCATATCGCCGTATTATCCGGAGTTACTCCCGGCGACACAGTCGTATCCGGTTCATATCAAACACTCCGAAAATTAGGGCATGAGGAAAATGTAAAAATCGATGAAACTTCATTGGATCGGATCAAAGAAGAAAGCCAATTATAG